The following proteins come from a genomic window of Oncorhynchus mykiss isolate Arlee chromosome 19, USDA_OmykA_1.1, whole genome shotgun sequence:
- the LOC118941505 gene encoding ALK and LTK ligand 2-like yields the protein MSSLRVPVLLAMLVLLLTAGFCKQSSVHVTPGASTGARTDGRNLLELIMDKVRLTRQQQDEVHVRYPAKKQEFTLETKERNEVNKSHHGEHVIEVFPRDLRQKEKFLKHLTGPLYFNPKCRKHFYRLYHNTRDCTIPAYYKRCARLLTRLAGSQRCTER from the exons ATGAGTTCGCTGCGTGTCCCTGTCCTACTGGCGATGCTGGTCCTCCTGCTGACCGCTGGATTCTGCAAACAGAGCTCTGTGCACGTGACCCCGGGGGCGAGCACAGGGGCGCGCACGGACGGACGCAACCTCCTGGAGCTCATCATGGACAAGGTGCGTCTGACGCGGCAGCAGCAGGACGAGGTACACGTGCGCTACCCCGCCAAAAAACAGGAGTTCACCTTGGAGACCAAGGAGAGGAATGAAGTGAACAAGTCTCATCACGGAGAACACGTCATAG AGGTGTTCCCCAGAGACCTGAGGCAAAAGGAGAAGTTCCTCAAACACCTAACAG gtCCACTATACTTTAACCCAAAGTGTAGGAAACATTTCTATAGACTATACCACAACACCAGAGACTGTACCATCCCTGCCT ACTATAAGAGGTGTGCCCGTCTTCTTACCAGACTGGCAGGCAGTCAGAGGTGTACAGAGAGGTAG